AAAATTATGACGCTGCCTGCCAGGTTCTGCCACTGTTTCACACCATATAATCGTCATAATCTGATATGGCGCAGCCTTTACCTGACCGGTCCTATATTAATAGCCGGTAGTCGGAGTTATGAAAAAGTTGCTTTCAGGACAACTTTTTATTGCCAGACCCGTTTTGTATGCTGTAAGATGATAATATTGGGATAGTTGTAGTAAATAACTATTTCAGCTTAAAGAGTGATGACTAATCTTACACCACGGCAGCGTGGTATCTTTCCAGTGAACTACAGGAACATTTTCTATGTTGTCCACAAAATCTGCTTCTCGTTTTTTGATGTTTTTTTCTGTGACCTGCCTGGCACTCTGCTTGAGTACCACTCTGGAAGCAGCAAAAAAACCGATCCCTCCTCAGAAGTATGATCCTGCAGCAGAAAAAGCTGACGATCTGTTTGAAGCAATGGAAGCCGGCCTGGTAGACGTCAAAATTATTGCCAAAAGCTCTAAAGGTGGCAAAGTTATGATTACCAACAATGGTGAGAAACCACTCAATGTGAAACTGCCCGAAACTTTCCTCGCAGTTCAAGTCCTGAAACAGGGGGCTCTGGGTGGTGGACTTGGCGGTGGTGGACTCGGCGGTGGTCTGGGTGGTGGCGGACAAGGTGGTCAGGCGCAGACAACAGGCGGTGGTGCTGGCGGTGGGCTGGGTGGTGGACTTGGTGGAATGGGCGGTGGTGGAGCTGGCGGTGCCGGTGGTGGTTTCTTCTCCGTGCCTCCTGAAAAAACAGTTTTCGTCCCCTACACTTCAGTCTGTCTTGAACACGGTAAAGTTGAACCAGCACCTCGTATGGAATACCGCATGGTCGAAACCGAAGAAATGGTGAAAGATCCTGCACTTCAGGAACTTCTCCGCTTCGTTGCAACTGGTCGCGTGAATCAACAGGCAGGTCAGGCTGCAGCCTGGCATCTGGCAGATAAAATGAGCTGGCAGGAACTGGCCGCAAAGTCAGTCAAACATTTAGGTGGTGCCCCTCCAACTCCTTACTTCAATCAGGCAGAATTGCAGTTTGCTTCTCAACTGGTAGGTATGGCTCACGAACGTGCCCGTAATAGACCCGAAACAACCGAGACAGCATCAACAACCAAAGCAAGAACAGAAACCGGTCGCAGTTTTGAAAAATAATCCATGATCGAAACAGTCCAGTCTGTAAAGACTGCTAAATCAAGGCTCGCATTTGCGAGCCTTTTTTTGTGGCACGCTTTCATCAAATCATATTCTCAGGTATTTTAGATAAATATCCGTTGATTTATCCTGATAGAACTGGAGCTGAAAACCATGCTGCTGAACCTGAGAAATATAATCTACTCTACGTTTCTAATTACGCTTCCCCTGTTGTGTAACATTTCTTCACTCCAGGCAGATGAAGGTGCCCCGTTACGTATTATCTGCTTTGGTGCTCACCCTGATGATGCAGAATATAAAAATGGTGGAACAGCTGCGCTTTGGGCGCAACAGGGTCATAAAGTAAAACTGGTCTCCGTGACAAATGGAGACATTGGTCACTTTGAAATGGCGGGAGGTACATTAGCTCAGCGAAGAGCTGCCGAGGTTAAAGCTGCAGGAAAAATCCTGGGAGTCGAATCGGAAGTGTTGGATATCCATGATGGAGAATTACTTCCGACGTTGGAGAACCGAAAGAAGATCGTAAAACTGATTCGCGAATGGAATGCCGATCTCGTCATATCACATCGTCCCTGGGATTATCACCCCGACCACCGGTATGTTGGCGTACTGGTCCAGGATGCTGCATTCATGGTAACCGTACCCTATTTCTGTCCTGATATCCCTCGTCTTAAAAAAAATCCCGTCTTCATGTACTCCAGCGACGGATTCCAGAAGCCTTACCCCTTTCGTCCGGATGTGGTCGTTGCCGTGGACAATGTATTTGAACAGAAACTGAAAGCAGTTGCACAGCTCGTATCGCAATCGCTGGAAGGAGGAGCTGGCGGCAGTCCGGAACGGGCTGCTAAAGTCCCCCCTGCTGATCCGCCAGAACTGCGCGTCGAATTTCTTCGTCCTGCCTGGTCGCGCCGTCAGTCATCAGAAGCAAATAAATACCGCACCGAACTGATCAATATCTACGGAGAAGAAATCGGTAAGCAGGTCAAATTTGCGGAATCGTTTGAGCTCTGCGAATATGGTTCAAAACCAAATAAAAAGATGCTACTGAAGCTGTTCCCCATCCAGGCTTCAATTCCGGTTGCTGAAAAATAATAAACTACCGGTTTATTCAGTTTACAGGCAACAGAACACGTAGTATCCCTCTCTATCTATTCCAATCCAGATTAGCGAACTTCTGATTAAGTGGTGGATCTCAAAGCCATTATTTGACATACGCTGATATAACCTAGTATTATGTAATAATAGCGATCAATCAGGGGACTTACCTGTTCTCCCATGCTGCAATGGAGCAGCTTTGGCCTTCCAGAGACGCACCCAGATCGTTGAATTGCCTGATAATAATGAGGGCAAGCTAATGAACCGCCTCTTCTTTTCTATGTTCTGGCTGTTGAGCCTGAGTTCTCTGTTACTTCAACCTGTATTTCTGTCTGCCGCAGAGGCTGTTGCAGAAAAAGACAAAATTGATTTCCAGAAACAGATCAAACCACTGTTTCAGGCCAAATGCTATTCTTGTCACGGTCGGGAAGTTCAGGAAGGTGGCTTTCGCCTCGATCTGAAAAGTCGCGCTTTGGAAGGTGGAGACAGTGGTCGGGCTATTCTACCCGGTGACAGCCATAAAAGTGAACTCTTTCATCGGATTTCCGGCACCGGGGATGGCGACCAGATGCCCCCGGAAGGTGAAGGAACTCCACTGAATCAAGACGAACTGGCTTTGGTCAAACGCTGGATCGAACTGGGAGCCAATTGGCCTGAGATCGCGAATTCAAAAACAGGTCTGGCTGGCTCAGATCACTGGTCATTTCAACCCATCAAAGAGGTTACCCTGCCAAAGGTGCAACAGACGGACTGGGTTAAAAATGGCATCGATACATTCATTCTACAGAAACTGGAACAGGAAAAAGTAAGCCCCTCTGAAGAAGCGGACCGCAGCACTCTTATCCGACGCGTCTATCTGGATTTGACTGGACTCCCTCCCACGGTTGAAGAATGGCAGAAGTGGAGTTCCGATCTCAACCCTGACTGGTATGAAAAACTGGTCGACCATCTGTTGGCCTCTCCGCATTATGGAGAACGCTGGGCTCGGCACTGGCTCGACCTGGCACGGTACGCTGACAGCGACGGATACGAAAAAGACCGCAAAAGACCACACGCCTGGCGCTGGCGAACCTGGGTGATCAATGCCTTGAATCAGGACCTCCCCTTCGACCAGTTTTCGCAGCGACAGATCGCGGGCGACCTGTTCCCAGATCCTTCCCTGACCGAACTGGTTGCTACGGGATTCCATCGTAATACCCTGATCAATACAGAAGGTGGAACCGATCCGGAGGAAGATCGCGTCAAACGTACTGTCGACCGCACGAATACTCTGGGATCGATCTGGCTGGGAATCACAGTAGAATGTGCCCAATGCCACACTCATAAATATGACCCCATCACCCAGCGTGAATATTATCGGCTATACTCCTTTTTCAATTCAATGACAGAGCCCGATATCGGCGCGCCCCTGCCTGCCGAACAGGCGAATTTTGAGAAAGCAAATCAAGTCTATCAGGCAGCCCATCAGCCTCTGGTAGAAGCAATTCAGGATTATGAACAGAACAAACTGAACTCAGCCCTCAGTCACTGGGAAAAACAGAATCCGGAAAAGAAACCTGTCTGGACAGTCCTGAATCCGGAAACCGTTCAAGCCAAACAGAAAACCACATTGAAGGTTCTGCCCGATCGTAGCGTGCTGGCTAAAGGGGAAAACCCCGGTCGCGCAGAAATTTATACGATTACTTTTAAAACAGATATACAGAACATTAAGGGGATTCGACTCGAAGCACTCACTGATCCCAGTCTGCCCAGACAGGGGCCAGGGCGAAGTGCCACTGGCGATTTCGAATTGACCATGCTTACTCTGAAGACGGCACCACTGGAATCGCCTGATTCGATCCATGAAATCGCGTTACAGAATGCACAGGCCAGCTTTGAGATGGAGGGTTATAAAGTTGACCGTGTCATCAACAACAGTCCCCATACAGGCTGGTCAATTGCTCCCCAGGAGGGAAGAAAACAGATTGCCACATTCGAAGCAAAAAAACCATTTGGATTCGAAAAGGGTACGCTGGTCACCGTTACATTGCAGCAGTCCACTACGAAAAAAACTTATCATAACCTGGGGCGTTTTCGTATTTCACTGACAACAACAGATGTACCATTGCCCCTTACTGGAATGACAGACCTGGTAGTCGAGACACTGAATACACCGTCTGAACAGAGAACTGTTGAGCAACACCAGGAACTGCTGGAGTATTTTCGCACCATTGATCCTCAGTTAAATAAACTGAAAGCACAGGAAGTGGCACATCGTAAAAAAGCACCTCGTGATCCCGCAGAAACCACGAAAGCCCAGGTAGTCGATCATCTCAAAGTACCCCGCAAAACACACTTGCTGGTAAGAGGTGACTTTCTGAATCCTGCGGATGAAGTCAAAGCGAATACACCGGCGATCCTGCCTCCCATCCGAACTTCCAATCCAAACCGTCTCGATCTGGCGCGCTGGCTGTTTGAGCCCCGTCAGCCTCTAACAGCACGGGTGACAGTCAATCGCATCTGGAGTCGCTATTTTGGCCGGGGAATCGTATTCACTGTCAACGATTTTGGCACACAGGGAGAGCCCCCCTCGCACCCGGAATTACTCGACTGGCTGTCCACTCAATTTCGCAAAAACCACTGGAGCCTGAAACAGCTCCATAGACTGATTGTCACTTCAGCAACGTATCGTCAGTCTTCCACGAATCGACCGGAACTCGCAGAACGAGACCCCTATAACACCTGGCTGTCGCATCAGAACCGCCTGCGGGTTGAAGCGGAAATCATTCGCGACCAGGCGTTGACAGTCAGCGGATTAATCAAACACAAAGTAGGTGGCCCGAGCGTGAATCCTCCCCAACCCGAGGGAATCGCTAATCTGGGTTATGCAAATTCGGTGAAATGGTCTACCAGTAAAGGGGATGACCGCTACCGTCGCGGACTCTATACGTTCTTTCAACGTACAGTCCCCTATCCCATGTTGATGACTTTTGACTCACCCGATTCTAATTTGAGTTGTACTCGCAGAGAGCGTTCCAATACTCCACTGCAGGCATTAACGATCTGGAATGACCCGGTCTTTTTTGAGTGTTCCCAAAATCTGGGCACACGAATTGTCGAGGCAACACAGAAAAATACTCATTCTCTGGAAGATCGCATCAAACATGCATTTGAACTCTGCCTGGCACGACAGCCATCAAAGCAGGAAATGCAAATTATCCGTCAGCTCCATCAGGAACAGACACAATTACTGCAGGCAGATCCGTCGGCAGTCAGCGATTTAACAAATCAAATTCAGATTCCTGAGGGAAGCACCCCGCAGGAAGTCGCCACCTGGATAATAATTGGACGGGTTTTAATGAATCTCGATGAGTTTGTGACACGCGGATAATTAGATTTTTAACTCCCCCCTGTAATCTGAGTGACATATTCCATAACGGAAAAAAATAATTATGAACGCTGAACCATTCAATTTGAATCTGGCACGTCGTCGCTTCCTGATGAACTCATCCTGCAGTGTCGCCAGTTTTGCTCTGGCTGCGATGCTGGAGAAAGAAGGGTTAATCGCCTCGGAAAACAGTCTCACAAATCCACTGGCTCCCAAAGATGCCCATTTCCCCGGTACCGCGAAGAACTGTATTTTCATATTTCTGGCGGGAGGCCCCAGCCAGATAGACCTCTATGATCCCAAACCCAAGTTACAGGAATTAAACGGACAGCCACTCCCCAAAGAACTGACCGAGAAGGTTCGATTTGCTTTTATTAACAAAGAAACCGCTACTCTGAGTGGAAGCGCCAGGAAGTTCACGAAATCGGGGGAATGCGGTACCGAGTTTTCAGATGTGCTCCCCAATATTGCAACCTGTGCAGACGACATCGCTTTAATTCGCTCAATGTATACTGAGCAGTTTAACCACCATCCGGCACAGTTGATGATGAATACGGGGGTAGGACGCTTCGGGAGACCCAGTGTTGGTTCCTGGCTGACCTATGGGCTAGGCAGCCAATCCAATAATCTGCCAGGGTATGTTGTACTGACAGCAGGTCGTGGTGCCAGTGGCGGCGCCTCACTCTGGTCCAGTGGCTCTCTACCATCGACTTATGCTGGAGTACTGTTCCGAAATCAGGGTGAGCCGGTATTGAACTTGAATAACCCGCCTGGAATCAGTTCGGCCATGCAGAAATCTGGTCTGGAAGCCATCAAGAAACTGAACACCGAACAACTGAACGAGACAGGCGATGATGAAATTGCCAGCCGGATAGCCAGTTACGAACTCGCCTTTCAAATGCAGTCTTCAGCACCGGAACTGATTGAATTATCCAGCGAGACCAAAGAAACACAGGAAGCCTACGGCGTCAACCGAAAAGGAGATTCTAAAACTGGTAAAAGAGGTGGGGGAGCCGATGCGGAAGGTGCATTTGCACGGAACTGCCTGCTGGCACGTAGACTGGTGGAACGCGGAGTCCGGTTTGTCAATCTTTACCATGCTTCCTGGGACCACCACAGTGGTCTGGATGCCGGTATAAAACGGAACGCAGGAATCGTGGACCAGCCCGTTGCTGCACTTCTGAAAGACCTCAAACAACGAGGGCTTCTCGATTCAACGCTGGTCGTGATGGCTGGAGAATTTGGACGGACTCCGCTGGGTGAAAACCGAACTGGTTCGAAAGCGGTCACAGGCCGAGATCATCATCCTGGCGCCTTCAGTCTGTGGATGGCGGGAGGAGGTGTCAAAGGGGGGCAGGTCATTGGCAAAACGACAGAACTGGGATGGTCAGTAGAAGAAGACCCTGTTCACATCAACGATTTTCACGCCACTTTGTTACATCTGTTCGGCCTGAATCACTTGAAACTGGCACAGAATTTTGGTGGCCTGGATATTCGACTGACCAACGTTGGTGGAAAAGTTGTCGACAAACTGATCTCATAAGCAGAGTCGGCATTTAACCGCTCTGTTTTATGGCCAGCGGAATTCTCCACCCAATACAAGTCCATGCAGTTTATAGGTATCTGTACTGTCCTGAGCTTGGATAGAGACGTCATTAGCAGCGAAAGAGCCATCCAAGTTGTAATAAGGAATCCCCCCTGCCCGGGCAATATGATTGGCCCACAGGAAGTTATAACCAACATTGAAGGTAAAGTATTCACTGAGATGAATGCGGGCATTCACTCCAAACTCAAAAGTCGGTGCAAACCGTGTTTTGGATATCTGTGTGACGTGAGTAGGATCAGTTGGTCCGAGAAACTGGTTTGTTAACACACTTCCATTGTAATTATTCACACCAAAACCAAACTTCGGTTCAGCTGCAATCGTGAACCAGGGGTGCACGAATTCCATTCGGATACCAGCCTGAGGAACATACAGTTTATTGCTCGTCTGGCTGCTGATTGTCGATTCAAAAAATGGGAATGGAGGGATCGTGTCTGAGCGTTCAAAATCACCTTTCACAACCATCTGCTCACCGATTTTCAGATAACGAAAACCTGCTAAAGGACGAATCTGAAATCCACCTTCTCCATAATAGGTCCGGAAAATCAGGCTTTCCGTATTGAAGACATAGTTACTTTCCACTCCCCACGCCTGTGTTTTATAGTCGACGCTAAATTTCTGATTGAAATTCCGCTGGGCGTTCGATATTTCACCATTGAATAAAAGAGGAATTGAAATCATATCGGTCTCGCCAAAGGAAGCACCGAGAAGATCATTTTTACCATAGGAAAATCCACTCGCATCGGTTTTCATACCGAAAAAGATAGCTTCAATGGTACCACTGTCAAAATCAATACCGAACGTGCCGCGGACCCCGTTAGTACCTTCCTTGCCAATAGAACTCAAATCGGCGGCTTTGGTTGAGAGAGTGGGAAATCCTAGAAAATCATTAGTTGTATAAGGATTGCGAGGATCATTGCCTGAATCGTTTTGAGAACCGATCAGCATGTTGCCCGGAGGCGCTTTCCAGAGCAGGTACTCCATACGAAACCAGCTGTTATGGGCCAGTCGGCTGAAATATCCATCCATTGGATGGTCGTAAGCCCAGCCACGATCTTCTGGAAGAACCCTCATCACCGAATCGGCTGGAGGCATCCCCCCATAATATTCTGCAGGATACGCATCAACCGGCTGATAATATTCCGGTGATGGTTCATACATCACTTCAGGCTCGTAATGGGGACGATAAGCTGCAGTTGAATTATAACTGACAGGCTGAATCATCGATCCCATGTCGGGAGAATATGGAGCCTGCGCAGACAGTGATTCCACCCCTGACAGGAGAACAACCATTCCAAGCAATAAACGATAGGCCGGATTTACCATGTTCTACTTCAATCTCATGTTAAAGAAGTCTACAAGCCGAAGGCTCTACAAAACTGCCTTCTAACTTAGACAGACCCAGCAAATAACCCCCCTGTGGCGCAGGAAAATCCGCGTCAAGGGTATTAGATATATCAAAGGTATCGGTTATGTGGGTTATTCGACTTGTAGGAATCCTGAGATCTCAGGCAGAAAGTTGGGAACCAGAG
The sequence above is a segment of the Gimesia algae genome. Coding sequences within it:
- a CDS encoding PIG-L deacetylase family protein, producing the protein MLLNLRNIIYSTFLITLPLLCNISSLQADEGAPLRIICFGAHPDDAEYKNGGTAALWAQQGHKVKLVSVTNGDIGHFEMAGGTLAQRRAAEVKAAGKILGVESEVLDIHDGELLPTLENRKKIVKLIREWNADLVISHRPWDYHPDHRYVGVLVQDAAFMVTVPYFCPDIPRLKKNPVFMYSSDGFQKPYPFRPDVVVAVDNVFEQKLKAVAQLVSQSLEGGAGGSPERAAKVPPADPPELRVEFLRPAWSRRQSSEANKYRTELINIYGEEIGKQVKFAESFELCEYGSKPNKKMLLKLFPIQASIPVAEK
- a CDS encoding PSD1 and planctomycete cytochrome C domain-containing protein; amino-acid sequence: MNRLFFSMFWLLSLSSLLLQPVFLSAAEAVAEKDKIDFQKQIKPLFQAKCYSCHGREVQEGGFRLDLKSRALEGGDSGRAILPGDSHKSELFHRISGTGDGDQMPPEGEGTPLNQDELALVKRWIELGANWPEIANSKTGLAGSDHWSFQPIKEVTLPKVQQTDWVKNGIDTFILQKLEQEKVSPSEEADRSTLIRRVYLDLTGLPPTVEEWQKWSSDLNPDWYEKLVDHLLASPHYGERWARHWLDLARYADSDGYEKDRKRPHAWRWRTWVINALNQDLPFDQFSQRQIAGDLFPDPSLTELVATGFHRNTLINTEGGTDPEEDRVKRTVDRTNTLGSIWLGITVECAQCHTHKYDPITQREYYRLYSFFNSMTEPDIGAPLPAEQANFEKANQVYQAAHQPLVEAIQDYEQNKLNSALSHWEKQNPEKKPVWTVLNPETVQAKQKTTLKVLPDRSVLAKGENPGRAEIYTITFKTDIQNIKGIRLEALTDPSLPRQGPGRSATGDFELTMLTLKTAPLESPDSIHEIALQNAQASFEMEGYKVDRVINNSPHTGWSIAPQEGRKQIATFEAKKPFGFEKGTLVTVTLQQSTTKKTYHNLGRFRISLTTTDVPLPLTGMTDLVVETLNTPSEQRTVEQHQELLEYFRTIDPQLNKLKAQEVAHRKKAPRDPAETTKAQVVDHLKVPRKTHLLVRGDFLNPADEVKANTPAILPPIRTSNPNRLDLARWLFEPRQPLTARVTVNRIWSRYFGRGIVFTVNDFGTQGEPPSHPELLDWLSTQFRKNHWSLKQLHRLIVTSATYRQSSTNRPELAERDPYNTWLSHQNRLRVEAEIIRDQALTVSGLIKHKVGGPSVNPPQPEGIANLGYANSVKWSTSKGDDRYRRGLYTFFQRTVPYPMLMTFDSPDSNLSCTRRERSNTPLQALTIWNDPVFFECSQNLGTRIVEATQKNTHSLEDRIKHAFELCLARQPSKQEMQIIRQLHQEQTQLLQADPSAVSDLTNQIQIPEGSTPQEVATWIIIGRVLMNLDEFVTRG
- a CDS encoding DUF1501 domain-containing protein, which codes for MNAEPFNLNLARRRFLMNSSCSVASFALAAMLEKEGLIASENSLTNPLAPKDAHFPGTAKNCIFIFLAGGPSQIDLYDPKPKLQELNGQPLPKELTEKVRFAFINKETATLSGSARKFTKSGECGTEFSDVLPNIATCADDIALIRSMYTEQFNHHPAQLMMNTGVGRFGRPSVGSWLTYGLGSQSNNLPGYVVLTAGRGASGGASLWSSGSLPSTYAGVLFRNQGEPVLNLNNPPGISSAMQKSGLEAIKKLNTEQLNETGDDEIASRIASYELAFQMQSSAPELIELSSETKETQEAYGVNRKGDSKTGKRGGGADAEGAFARNCLLARRLVERGVRFVNLYHASWDHHSGLDAGIKRNAGIVDQPVAALLKDLKQRGLLDSTLVVMAGEFGRTPLGENRTGSKAVTGRDHHPGAFSLWMAGGGVKGGQVIGKTTELGWSVEEDPVHINDFHATLLHLFGLNHLKLAQNFGGLDIRLTNVGGKVVDKLIS
- a CDS encoding BBP7 family outer membrane beta-barrel protein; this encodes MVNPAYRLLLGMVVLLSGVESLSAQAPYSPDMGSMIQPVSYNSTAAYRPHYEPEVMYEPSPEYYQPVDAYPAEYYGGMPPADSVMRVLPEDRGWAYDHPMDGYFSRLAHNSWFRMEYLLWKAPPGNMLIGSQNDSGNDPRNPYTTNDFLGFPTLSTKAADLSSIGKEGTNGVRGTFGIDFDSGTIEAIFFGMKTDASGFSYGKNDLLGASFGETDMISIPLLFNGEISNAQRNFNQKFSVDYKTQAWGVESNYVFNTESLIFRTYYGEGGFQIRPLAGFRYLKIGEQMVVKGDFERSDTIPPFPFFESTISSQTSNKLYVPQAGIRMEFVHPWFTIAAEPKFGFGVNNYNGSVLTNQFLGPTDPTHVTQISKTRFAPTFEFGVNARIHLSEYFTFNVGYNFLWANHIARAGGIPYYNLDGSFAANDVSIQAQDSTDTYKLHGLVLGGEFRWP